One part of the Epinephelus fuscoguttatus linkage group LG12, E.fuscoguttatus.final_Chr_v1 genome encodes these proteins:
- the phldb2a gene encoding pleckstrin homology-like domain family B member 2 isoform X1 has translation MNSMLPQRSAVATLGYGSDCVKIDHSSSGSVGGTILRGSRSKAELQDLMETLQRRKSALEASLRAAECSRKYLSVPPPVGSQSTRPLSILSNTDRPPSASRTFSYMTSSSVPPSPRQGERQLSSNGLLRHSHSRHQSQDSLLLSNAAEGSSLLSSYGPRSPRVKSGAASVPSSPRMGRRLYSQGKAGGDSRQRKYSTGSLNSLGLHSRSLPRLHNVADPPALSLPLRHAVGSHRGVGSAGQRRSLSSLEQPPDVTVPASMPSTPRRASLASLSSLGIDMDDLGFGERRLSFGKGGLSPGQRVGSITSLNGKEELRDYHQHQRDERLREQKVQRLECQRLETILNLCTEFGQMEREPAGSAVSDLQKINKELEKLQVSDDESVFSDSPSSTAPENCFGAKARDFQLTEEQQVSQRQQSGYREARSHSPAISLNSSAPSPSTHHRTKALESVQLKQEVTHIEEERIQVLNNIEELEQKIKDLDNQMEESVREMEVECALLEGEQESEVAQLQREKELLEKLKEKIHSVEKTSHTEKSQQEVEEQTKSLEDLEFQKLEREINQDEEKESQSQELLREIAECQRLTVTRKERIMTLKKQSSQITLQAQQERENFQREKNNLLVMLQKEREKLVSLEGKYAELSEGQTFTNNPVAIKEHLHSLKERRRSGKENSSHPSDSLPHKRSQQLLTPYGRSLGRTLPPKVINFMSEAHLPLSQSSSCGSVIPQGFSFSPRDLTTRRLPKTGNSHAHMNEDRQRRSDFCSRMVSEPSVFLDSFYPDNSQASDTVSVDSSDSLETSFSACSPDNISSASTSNMAKIEEMERLLREAQAEKHRLLEHREREMEMRRHALEEERRRREELEKRLQEETSRRQKLVEREVKLREKQRSQSRLLTRYFPVRKDDFDLHGHIEAAGHNPDACFHLAITDKTCRGFLVKMGGKIKTWKKRWFVFDQNRRTLTYYADKHETKMKGVIYFQAIEEVYYDHLKNAHKSPNPSLTFSLKTHDRVYYMVAPSPEAMRIWMDVMVTGAEGHMHFMV, from the exons ACTGTGTGAAGATagaccacagcagcagtggctcagTGGGTGGGACGATACTGAGGGGCTCTCGCTCAAAGGCAGAGCTACAGGATCTGATGGAGACGCTACAGCGCAGGAAGAGCGCTCTGGAGGCCAGCTTGAGGGCAGCTGAGTGCAGCCGCAAGTACCTCAGCGTGCCCCCACCTGTTGGATCCCAGTCCACGAGGCCGCTGTCAATCCTCAGCAATACTGATCGGCCTCCATCTGCCTCCAGAACTTTTTCCTACATGACCAGCAGCAGCGTGCCTCCATCACCTCGCCAAGGTGAACGCCAGCTGAGCTCTAACGGCTTGCTCCGTCATTCCCACTCTCGCCACCAGTCACAAGACAGCCTGCTCCTCTCTAACGCAGCAGAGGGaagctctctgctctcctcttaCGGACCTCGTTCTCCCAGGGTGAAAAGTGGAGCAGCCAGTGTGCCGTCCAGCCCTCGTATGGGCCGCCGGCTCTACTCTCAGGGCAAAGCTGGAGGAGACTCTCGGCAAAGGAAGTACTCCACCGGCTCCCTCAACAGCCTGGGGTTGCATAGCCGTTCTTTGCCACGGCTTCACAACGTGGCAGACCCCCCTGCTCTGTCTTTACCGTTACGACATGCAGTGGGTTCCCACAGAGGAGTGGGCTCAGCAGGGCAGCGGCGCAGTCTCTCCTCCCTGGAGCAGCCGCCAGATGTGACAGTACCAGCCAGCATGCCTAGCACTCCCAGGAGGGCCAGCCTGGCCTCTCTGAGCTCTCTTGGTATAGATATGGACGATCTGGGCTTTGGGGAGAGGAGGTTGTCCTTTGGGAAGGGTGGATTGAGTCCAGGGCAAAGGGTGGGCAGCATCACCTCTTTGAATGGCAAAGAGGAGCTGAGAGACTATCACCAGCACCAGAGAGATGAACGACTCAGGGAGCAGAAAGTGCAGAGATTG GAGTGCCAGCGTCTAGAGACCATCTTAAACCTGTGCACTGAGTTTGGCCAGATGGAGAGAGAGCCGGCGGGCTCAGCTGTGTCTGACCTGCAGAAGATCAACAAGGAGCTGGAGAAGCtgcaggtgtctgatgatgagTCGGTGTTCTCGGACTCTCCCAGCAGCACTGCTCCAGAGAACTGCTTCGGTGCCAAAGCCAGAGACTTCCAGCTTACAGAGGAGCAGCAGGTCAGCCAGCGTCAGCAGAGCGGCTACAGAGAGGCCAGGTCCCACTCACCTGCTATCAGCCTGAACAGCAGTGCCCCCTCACCATCCACCCACCACAGAACCAAA GCCTTGGAGAGCGTGCAgctgaaacaggaagtaacGCATATAGAGGAAGAGAGGATTCAAGTTTTGAACAACATAGAGGAGCTGGAGCAGAAGATCAAAGACTTGGACAACCAGATGGAGGAGTCTGTCCGAGAG ATGGAGGTGGAGTGCGCTCTGCTGGAGGGGGAGCAGGAGTCGGAAGTGGCCCAGCTGCAAAGGGAAAAGGAGCTTTTGGAGAAACTCAAGGAAAAGATTCACAGTGTTGAGAAGACGAGCCACACTGAGAAGTCACag CAGGAAGTTGAAGAGCAGACAAAAAGTTTGGAGGATTTGGAGTTTCAGAAGCTGGAGAGAGAAATTAATCAGGACGAGGAAAAAGAAAGTCAGAGCCAAGAGCTGCTGCGAGAGATCGCCGAGTGTCAGCGCCTTACAGTCACACGCAAG GAAAGAATCATGACGCTGAAGAAACAGTCCTCACAGATTACCTTACAGGCTCAGCAAGAGAGGGAGAATttccagagagagaaaaacaatttGCTCGTCATGCTTCAGAAG gagagagagaaactggTGTCTTTGGAAGGAAAGTATGCAGAGTTATCCGAAGGGCAGACCTTCACTAACAACCCTGTAGCCATTAAAGAG CACTTGCACTCTCTGAAGGAAAGGAGAAGAAGTGGCAAAGAAAACTCTTCCCACCCGAGTGACAGCCTACCTCATAAGAGGAGCCAGCAGCTCCTCACCCCTTACGGCAGATCCCTGGGACGCACTCTTCCTCCCAAGGTCATTAACTTTATGTCGGAG gcCCACTTGCCTCTGTCCCAAAGCTCCAGCTGTGGCAGCGTTATCCCACAAGGCTTCAGCTTCTCCCCCAGGGACCTGACTACCCGCCGCCTGCCTAAAA CAGGCAACAGCCATGCACACATGAATGAAGACAGGCAGAGAAGAAGTGATTTTTGCAGCAGGATGGTCTCTGAGCCCAGTGTGTTCTTGGACTCCTTCTACCCGGACAACAGCCAGGCCTCTGATACTGTCAGCGTGGACAGCTCTGACAGCCTGGAGACCAGCTTCTCTGCCTGCTCCCCAGACAATATCTCCAG TGCCAGTACGTCTAATATGGCGAAGATTGAGGAGATGGAGCGATTACTCCGAGAGGCCCAGGCTGAGAAGCATAGGCTCCTCGAGCATCGG GAGCGTGAGATGGAGATGCGCAGGCATGCTCTAGAAGAGGAGCGAAGAAGAAGGGAGGAACTGGAGAAACGACTGCAGGAGGAGACGAGCAGGAGACAGAAACTTGTAGAGCGAGAGGTGAAGCTCAGGGAGAAACAGAGATCACAG TCCCGGCTGTTGACTCGCTACTTCCCTGTAAGAAAAGACGACTTTGATCTTCACGGCCATATCGAGGCAGCTGGACACAACCCAGATGCCTGCTTCCATCTGGCCATCACTGATAAAACCTGCCGAGGCTTTCTGGTCAAAATGGGTGGCAAGATCAAGACATGGAAGAAACGCTGGTTTGTCTTTGACCAGAATCGCAGGACGCTCACCTACTATGCAG ACAAACATGAGACCAAGATGAAAGGAGTCATTTACTTCCAAGCCATAGAGGAGGTGTATTATGACCATTTAAAGAACGCACACAAA AGCCCCAACCCCTCACTGACGTTCAGTCTGAAGACCCACGATCGGGTGTACTATATGGTCGCTCCGTCGCCTGAAGCCATGCGTATTTGGATGGATGTTATGGTCACGGGTGCTGAAGGACACATGCATTTTATGGTGTAA
- the phldb2a gene encoding pleckstrin homology-like domain family B member 2 isoform X6 — translation MNSMLPQRSAVATLGYGSDCVKIDHSSSGSVGGTILRGSRSKAELQDLMETLQRRKSALEASLRAAECSRKYLSVPPPVGSQSTRPLSILSNTDRPPSASRTFSYMTSSSVPPSPRQGERQLSSNGLLRHSHSRHQSQDSLLLSNAAEGSSLLSSYGPRSPRVKSGAASVPSSPRMGRRLYSQGKAGGDSRQRKYSTGSLNSLGLHSRSLPRLHNVADPPALSLPLRHAVGSHRGVGSAGQRRSLSSLEQPPDVTVPASMPSTPRRASLASLSSLGIDMDDLGFGERRLSFGKGGLSPGQRVGSITSLNGKEELRDYHQHQRDERLREQKVQRLECQRLETILNLCTEFGQMEREPAGSAVSDLQKINKELEKLQVSDDESVFSDSPSSTAPENCFGAKARDFQLTEEQQVSQRQQSGYREARSHSPAISLNSSAPSPSTHHRTKALESVQLKQEVTHIEEERIQVLNNIEELEQKIKDLDNQMEESVREMEVECALLEGEQESEVAQLQREKELLEKLKEKIHSVEKTSHTEKSQQEVEEQTKSLEDLEFQKLEREINQDEEKESQSQELLREIAECQRLTVTRKERIMTLKKQSSQITLQAQQERENFQREKNNLLVMLQKEREKLVSLEGKYAELSEGQTFTNNPVAIKEHLHSLKERRRSGKENSSHPSDSLPHKRSQQLLTPYGRSLGRTLPPKAHLPLSQSSSCGSVIPQGFSFSPRDLTTRRLPKSNSHAHMNEDRQRRSDFCSRMVSEPSVFLDSFYPDNSQASDTVSVDSSDSLETSFSACSPDNISSASTSNMAKIEEMERLLREAQAEKHRLLEHREREMEMRRHALEEERRRREELEKRLQEETSRRQKLVEREVKLREKQRSQSRLLTRYFPVRKDDFDLHGHIEAAGHNPDACFHLAITDKTCRGFLVKMGGKIKTWKKRWFVFDQNRRTLTYYADKHETKMKGVIYFQAIEEVYYDHLKNAHKSPNPSLTFSLKTHDRVYYMVAPSPEAMRIWMDVMVTGAEGHMHFMV, via the exons ACTGTGTGAAGATagaccacagcagcagtggctcagTGGGTGGGACGATACTGAGGGGCTCTCGCTCAAAGGCAGAGCTACAGGATCTGATGGAGACGCTACAGCGCAGGAAGAGCGCTCTGGAGGCCAGCTTGAGGGCAGCTGAGTGCAGCCGCAAGTACCTCAGCGTGCCCCCACCTGTTGGATCCCAGTCCACGAGGCCGCTGTCAATCCTCAGCAATACTGATCGGCCTCCATCTGCCTCCAGAACTTTTTCCTACATGACCAGCAGCAGCGTGCCTCCATCACCTCGCCAAGGTGAACGCCAGCTGAGCTCTAACGGCTTGCTCCGTCATTCCCACTCTCGCCACCAGTCACAAGACAGCCTGCTCCTCTCTAACGCAGCAGAGGGaagctctctgctctcctcttaCGGACCTCGTTCTCCCAGGGTGAAAAGTGGAGCAGCCAGTGTGCCGTCCAGCCCTCGTATGGGCCGCCGGCTCTACTCTCAGGGCAAAGCTGGAGGAGACTCTCGGCAAAGGAAGTACTCCACCGGCTCCCTCAACAGCCTGGGGTTGCATAGCCGTTCTTTGCCACGGCTTCACAACGTGGCAGACCCCCCTGCTCTGTCTTTACCGTTACGACATGCAGTGGGTTCCCACAGAGGAGTGGGCTCAGCAGGGCAGCGGCGCAGTCTCTCCTCCCTGGAGCAGCCGCCAGATGTGACAGTACCAGCCAGCATGCCTAGCACTCCCAGGAGGGCCAGCCTGGCCTCTCTGAGCTCTCTTGGTATAGATATGGACGATCTGGGCTTTGGGGAGAGGAGGTTGTCCTTTGGGAAGGGTGGATTGAGTCCAGGGCAAAGGGTGGGCAGCATCACCTCTTTGAATGGCAAAGAGGAGCTGAGAGACTATCACCAGCACCAGAGAGATGAACGACTCAGGGAGCAGAAAGTGCAGAGATTG GAGTGCCAGCGTCTAGAGACCATCTTAAACCTGTGCACTGAGTTTGGCCAGATGGAGAGAGAGCCGGCGGGCTCAGCTGTGTCTGACCTGCAGAAGATCAACAAGGAGCTGGAGAAGCtgcaggtgtctgatgatgagTCGGTGTTCTCGGACTCTCCCAGCAGCACTGCTCCAGAGAACTGCTTCGGTGCCAAAGCCAGAGACTTCCAGCTTACAGAGGAGCAGCAGGTCAGCCAGCGTCAGCAGAGCGGCTACAGAGAGGCCAGGTCCCACTCACCTGCTATCAGCCTGAACAGCAGTGCCCCCTCACCATCCACCCACCACAGAACCAAA GCCTTGGAGAGCGTGCAgctgaaacaggaagtaacGCATATAGAGGAAGAGAGGATTCAAGTTTTGAACAACATAGAGGAGCTGGAGCAGAAGATCAAAGACTTGGACAACCAGATGGAGGAGTCTGTCCGAGAG ATGGAGGTGGAGTGCGCTCTGCTGGAGGGGGAGCAGGAGTCGGAAGTGGCCCAGCTGCAAAGGGAAAAGGAGCTTTTGGAGAAACTCAAGGAAAAGATTCACAGTGTTGAGAAGACGAGCCACACTGAGAAGTCACag CAGGAAGTTGAAGAGCAGACAAAAAGTTTGGAGGATTTGGAGTTTCAGAAGCTGGAGAGAGAAATTAATCAGGACGAGGAAAAAGAAAGTCAGAGCCAAGAGCTGCTGCGAGAGATCGCCGAGTGTCAGCGCCTTACAGTCACACGCAAG GAAAGAATCATGACGCTGAAGAAACAGTCCTCACAGATTACCTTACAGGCTCAGCAAGAGAGGGAGAATttccagagagagaaaaacaatttGCTCGTCATGCTTCAGAAG gagagagagaaactggTGTCTTTGGAAGGAAAGTATGCAGAGTTATCCGAAGGGCAGACCTTCACTAACAACCCTGTAGCCATTAAAGAG CACTTGCACTCTCTGAAGGAAAGGAGAAGAAGTGGCAAAGAAAACTCTTCCCACCCGAGTGACAGCCTACCTCATAAGAGGAGCCAGCAGCTCCTCACCCCTTACGGCAGATCCCTGGGACGCACTCTTCCTCCCAAG gcCCACTTGCCTCTGTCCCAAAGCTCCAGCTGTGGCAGCGTTATCCCACAAGGCTTCAGCTTCTCCCCCAGGGACCTGACTACCCGCCGCCTGCCTAAAA GCAACAGCCATGCACACATGAATGAAGACAGGCAGAGAAGAAGTGATTTTTGCAGCAGGATGGTCTCTGAGCCCAGTGTGTTCTTGGACTCCTTCTACCCGGACAACAGCCAGGCCTCTGATACTGTCAGCGTGGACAGCTCTGACAGCCTGGAGACCAGCTTCTCTGCCTGCTCCCCAGACAATATCTCCAG TGCCAGTACGTCTAATATGGCGAAGATTGAGGAGATGGAGCGATTACTCCGAGAGGCCCAGGCTGAGAAGCATAGGCTCCTCGAGCATCGG GAGCGTGAGATGGAGATGCGCAGGCATGCTCTAGAAGAGGAGCGAAGAAGAAGGGAGGAACTGGAGAAACGACTGCAGGAGGAGACGAGCAGGAGACAGAAACTTGTAGAGCGAGAGGTGAAGCTCAGGGAGAAACAGAGATCACAG TCCCGGCTGTTGACTCGCTACTTCCCTGTAAGAAAAGACGACTTTGATCTTCACGGCCATATCGAGGCAGCTGGACACAACCCAGATGCCTGCTTCCATCTGGCCATCACTGATAAAACCTGCCGAGGCTTTCTGGTCAAAATGGGTGGCAAGATCAAGACATGGAAGAAACGCTGGTTTGTCTTTGACCAGAATCGCAGGACGCTCACCTACTATGCAG ACAAACATGAGACCAAGATGAAAGGAGTCATTTACTTCCAAGCCATAGAGGAGGTGTATTATGACCATTTAAAGAACGCACACAAA AGCCCCAACCCCTCACTGACGTTCAGTCTGAAGACCCACGATCGGGTGTACTATATGGTCGCTCCGTCGCCTGAAGCCATGCGTATTTGGATGGATGTTATGGTCACGGGTGCTGAAGGACACATGCATTTTATGGTGTAA
- the phldb2a gene encoding pleckstrin homology-like domain family B member 2 isoform X4, with the protein MNSMLPQRSAVATLGYGSDCVKIDHSSSGSVGGTILRGSRSKAELQDLMETLQRRKSALEASLRAAECSRKYLSVPPPVGSQSTRPLSILSNTDRPPSASRTFSYMTSSSVPPSPRQGERQLSSNGLLRHSHSRHQSQDSLLLSNAAEGSSLLSSYGPRSPRVKSGAASVPSSPRMGRRLYSQGKAGGDSRQRKYSTGSLNSLGLHSRSLPRLHNVADPPALSLPLRHAVGSHRGVGSAGQRRSLSSLEQPPDVTVPASMPSTPRRASLASLSSLGIDMDDLGFGERRLSFGKGGLSPGQRVGSITSLNGKEELRDYHQHQRDERLREQKVQRLECQRLETILNLCTEFGQMEREPAGSAVSDLQKINKELEKLQVSDDESVFSDSPSSTAPENCFGAKARDFQLTEEQQVSQRQQSGYREARSHSPAISLNSSAPSPSTHHRTKALESVQLKQEVTHIEEERIQVLNNIEELEQKIKDLDNQMEESVREMEVECALLEGEQESEVAQLQREKELLEKLKEKIHSVEKTSHTEKSQQEVEEQTKSLEDLEFQKLEREINQDEEKESQSQELLREIAECQRLTVTRKERIMTLKKQSSQITLQAQQERENFQREKNNLLVMLQKEREKLVSLEGKYAELSEGQTFTNNPVAIKEHLHSLKERRRSGKENSSHPSDSLPHKRSQQLLTPYGRSLGRTLPPKAHLPLSQSSSCGSVIPQGFSFSPRDLTTRRLPKTGNSHAHMNEDRQRRSDFCSRMVSEPSVFLDSFYPDNSQASDTVSVDSSDSLETSFSACSPDNISSASTSNMAKIEEMERLLREAQAEKHRLLEHREREMEMRRHALEEERRRREELEKRLQEETSRRQKLVEREVKLREKQRSQSRLLTRYFPVRKDDFDLHGHIEAAGHNPDACFHLAITDKTCRGFLVKMGGKIKTWKKRWFVFDQNRRTLTYYADKHETKMKGVIYFQAIEEVYYDHLKNAHKSPNPSLTFSLKTHDRVYYMVAPSPEAMRIWMDVMVTGAEGHMHFMV; encoded by the exons ACTGTGTGAAGATagaccacagcagcagtggctcagTGGGTGGGACGATACTGAGGGGCTCTCGCTCAAAGGCAGAGCTACAGGATCTGATGGAGACGCTACAGCGCAGGAAGAGCGCTCTGGAGGCCAGCTTGAGGGCAGCTGAGTGCAGCCGCAAGTACCTCAGCGTGCCCCCACCTGTTGGATCCCAGTCCACGAGGCCGCTGTCAATCCTCAGCAATACTGATCGGCCTCCATCTGCCTCCAGAACTTTTTCCTACATGACCAGCAGCAGCGTGCCTCCATCACCTCGCCAAGGTGAACGCCAGCTGAGCTCTAACGGCTTGCTCCGTCATTCCCACTCTCGCCACCAGTCACAAGACAGCCTGCTCCTCTCTAACGCAGCAGAGGGaagctctctgctctcctcttaCGGACCTCGTTCTCCCAGGGTGAAAAGTGGAGCAGCCAGTGTGCCGTCCAGCCCTCGTATGGGCCGCCGGCTCTACTCTCAGGGCAAAGCTGGAGGAGACTCTCGGCAAAGGAAGTACTCCACCGGCTCCCTCAACAGCCTGGGGTTGCATAGCCGTTCTTTGCCACGGCTTCACAACGTGGCAGACCCCCCTGCTCTGTCTTTACCGTTACGACATGCAGTGGGTTCCCACAGAGGAGTGGGCTCAGCAGGGCAGCGGCGCAGTCTCTCCTCCCTGGAGCAGCCGCCAGATGTGACAGTACCAGCCAGCATGCCTAGCACTCCCAGGAGGGCCAGCCTGGCCTCTCTGAGCTCTCTTGGTATAGATATGGACGATCTGGGCTTTGGGGAGAGGAGGTTGTCCTTTGGGAAGGGTGGATTGAGTCCAGGGCAAAGGGTGGGCAGCATCACCTCTTTGAATGGCAAAGAGGAGCTGAGAGACTATCACCAGCACCAGAGAGATGAACGACTCAGGGAGCAGAAAGTGCAGAGATTG GAGTGCCAGCGTCTAGAGACCATCTTAAACCTGTGCACTGAGTTTGGCCAGATGGAGAGAGAGCCGGCGGGCTCAGCTGTGTCTGACCTGCAGAAGATCAACAAGGAGCTGGAGAAGCtgcaggtgtctgatgatgagTCGGTGTTCTCGGACTCTCCCAGCAGCACTGCTCCAGAGAACTGCTTCGGTGCCAAAGCCAGAGACTTCCAGCTTACAGAGGAGCAGCAGGTCAGCCAGCGTCAGCAGAGCGGCTACAGAGAGGCCAGGTCCCACTCACCTGCTATCAGCCTGAACAGCAGTGCCCCCTCACCATCCACCCACCACAGAACCAAA GCCTTGGAGAGCGTGCAgctgaaacaggaagtaacGCATATAGAGGAAGAGAGGATTCAAGTTTTGAACAACATAGAGGAGCTGGAGCAGAAGATCAAAGACTTGGACAACCAGATGGAGGAGTCTGTCCGAGAG ATGGAGGTGGAGTGCGCTCTGCTGGAGGGGGAGCAGGAGTCGGAAGTGGCCCAGCTGCAAAGGGAAAAGGAGCTTTTGGAGAAACTCAAGGAAAAGATTCACAGTGTTGAGAAGACGAGCCACACTGAGAAGTCACag CAGGAAGTTGAAGAGCAGACAAAAAGTTTGGAGGATTTGGAGTTTCAGAAGCTGGAGAGAGAAATTAATCAGGACGAGGAAAAAGAAAGTCAGAGCCAAGAGCTGCTGCGAGAGATCGCCGAGTGTCAGCGCCTTACAGTCACACGCAAG GAAAGAATCATGACGCTGAAGAAACAGTCCTCACAGATTACCTTACAGGCTCAGCAAGAGAGGGAGAATttccagagagagaaaaacaatttGCTCGTCATGCTTCAGAAG gagagagagaaactggTGTCTTTGGAAGGAAAGTATGCAGAGTTATCCGAAGGGCAGACCTTCACTAACAACCCTGTAGCCATTAAAGAG CACTTGCACTCTCTGAAGGAAAGGAGAAGAAGTGGCAAAGAAAACTCTTCCCACCCGAGTGACAGCCTACCTCATAAGAGGAGCCAGCAGCTCCTCACCCCTTACGGCAGATCCCTGGGACGCACTCTTCCTCCCAAG gcCCACTTGCCTCTGTCCCAAAGCTCCAGCTGTGGCAGCGTTATCCCACAAGGCTTCAGCTTCTCCCCCAGGGACCTGACTACCCGCCGCCTGCCTAAAA CAGGCAACAGCCATGCACACATGAATGAAGACAGGCAGAGAAGAAGTGATTTTTGCAGCAGGATGGTCTCTGAGCCCAGTGTGTTCTTGGACTCCTTCTACCCGGACAACAGCCAGGCCTCTGATACTGTCAGCGTGGACAGCTCTGACAGCCTGGAGACCAGCTTCTCTGCCTGCTCCCCAGACAATATCTCCAG TGCCAGTACGTCTAATATGGCGAAGATTGAGGAGATGGAGCGATTACTCCGAGAGGCCCAGGCTGAGAAGCATAGGCTCCTCGAGCATCGG GAGCGTGAGATGGAGATGCGCAGGCATGCTCTAGAAGAGGAGCGAAGAAGAAGGGAGGAACTGGAGAAACGACTGCAGGAGGAGACGAGCAGGAGACAGAAACTTGTAGAGCGAGAGGTGAAGCTCAGGGAGAAACAGAGATCACAG TCCCGGCTGTTGACTCGCTACTTCCCTGTAAGAAAAGACGACTTTGATCTTCACGGCCATATCGAGGCAGCTGGACACAACCCAGATGCCTGCTTCCATCTGGCCATCACTGATAAAACCTGCCGAGGCTTTCTGGTCAAAATGGGTGGCAAGATCAAGACATGGAAGAAACGCTGGTTTGTCTTTGACCAGAATCGCAGGACGCTCACCTACTATGCAG ACAAACATGAGACCAAGATGAAAGGAGTCATTTACTTCCAAGCCATAGAGGAGGTGTATTATGACCATTTAAAGAACGCACACAAA AGCCCCAACCCCTCACTGACGTTCAGTCTGAAGACCCACGATCGGGTGTACTATATGGTCGCTCCGTCGCCTGAAGCCATGCGTATTTGGATGGATGTTATGGTCACGGGTGCTGAAGGACACATGCATTTTATGGTGTAA